From the genome of Ananas comosus cultivar F153 linkage group 16, ASM154086v1, whole genome shotgun sequence, one region includes:
- the LOC109722570 gene encoding uncharacterized protein LOC109722570: MKPGYLFLPIFLSFHLLLSRCKADAVEFAACNLSQYRCGDNTYNIMFPFRLPGSMPDYCGSEGFDLRCVANKTLMINISNESYQVKSIDYATNVLTVVDPDLVSGNQPCPQRLTNTTLDFSLFTYAAFDLNLTFFSNCSSIFTFPWLIPTNCTEFGSNYYYYSVNETPLIVELLQSCSSVGVFAINQTAASDFLDGGRTNTRDALQGGFGANWTLGTEWCGSCQSSGGTCGRVPGDSSKPNCFCPNGTVSSSNECKQQDHGTKTVTSFCLTLTFSIVTLHLVQLNFIF, translated from the coding sequence ATGAAACCAGGCTATCTTTTCCTTCcgatctttctctctttccatcTACTTCTCTCCCGTTGCAAAGCCGACGCCGTTGAATTCGCAGCATGCAATCTGTCCCAGTACCGCTGCGGCGACAATACCTACAACATCATGTTCCCTTTCCGGCTGCCGGGGTCCATGCCGGACTACTGCGGAAGCGAGGGGTTCGACCTCAGGTGCGTCGCGAACAAAACGCTGATGATCAACATCAGCAACGAATCCTACCAAGTGAAGAGCATCGACTACGCGACCAACGTGCTCACGGTGGTCGACCCCGATCTCGTCTCCGGCAATCAGCCCTGCCCGCAACGcctcaccaacacgaccctcgACTTCTCTCTCTTCACCTACGCCGCGTTCGATCTCAACCTCACCTTCTTCTCAAACTGCTCCTCGATCTTCACCTTCCCCTGGCTCATCCCGACCAACTGCACGGAGTTCGGTTCCAACTATTACTACTACAGCGTGAACGAGACACCGCTTATAGTTGAGTTGCTGCAAAGCTGCAGCTCAGTCGGGGTGTTCGCGATAAATCAGACGGCCGCATCGGATTTCTTGGACGGGGGGAGGACGAATACCAGGGATGCGCTGCAGGGCGGGTTCGGGGCGAATTGGACGTTAGGGACCGAGTGGTGCGGCAGCTGCCAGAGCTCCGGCGGGACGTGCGGGAGAGTTCCCGGCGACTCCAGCAAACCTAACTGCTTCTGTCCCAACGGAACGGTCTCGTCCAGCAACGAATGTAAGCAGCAGGACCACGGTACGAAAACTGTTACCTCCTTTTGCTTGACTTTGACTTTTTCAATTGTGACTTTGCATCTGgtacaattaaattttatattttag